The sequence TGTCTCTGGCTGCTCCTGCAGAGGGAATCACCTGTTAGTAGGCACTTTTGTTTAGTGGCAGTAACAGATACATCCCAGGCTGGGCTGGAATTCCCTTGCTTGGTCTCTAGGTCTGTCTAGACTAGGATAAATGGTGTGGTTTAAAAACAGGATGGTTAACATATTTTAAAGTCTTAGTGCAGACAGGGCAAGTTGTGTTTCAACACATGATATTTGGAGAAGGGGGACATTCAATAAACTATCTGAACTGTGTGCAACTTTCTGAGGAATGTGGTTGCAGGTTTTGTAATGAAAGTTCTAGGTTCTGATACAAACTCCAGTGCATTAATTAGTGGATTTGCTAAAGTTTGTGCCCCTTTGCAATGAATTTAGCCCCAGTTTAAAGTGAATCTAGGCCGATTTATGGTTTCACATGTGAAGCTGGTTATACATCGTTATAACACAAAACCAATTAAGACTCAATGGGCTTTGACTTCAAGTTTGTCAGGGTTCATTTGAATCTCAAAGTCAGAGAGACTCTCAGGGTGTGCaaacctccccttctccctcccacccttggAACAATGTTGAAGGAAAGGTTCACAGGAAACTCCATAAACAGAAACTTCAGCATTTCACCTAACTCTACTATTTAGCTGAGATGAGTCTGAACCGAAACCTTGGAGTCTGATCACCCCAAACCTTGAGGAAGTTTGAATCCAGTTCTTGGATTTGTGACTGAATAGTCTCTCTATGCTGGGCTGAATCCAAACCTTCACAGAAAGCTAGGTCAAAATTTTTTAAACTGAACGGTTTTCCAGCGATAGATGCAGTTTCATCaagatcaaaatgtttcacaggaatgtgttgatttcaatgacatttttaatGAGGGAAAAAGTCTAAATGGTTCATTTATATaagataaaatgttttgttttgaccttctggttttgattaattttgttttgacttttataataaatataaaacaaagcatttaaacattattaaaaaaatacatttcaacaCTGTCAATGATACAATTAAGAATTATTGAGACAAAATGATTCAACTGTCCtgaatttaaattatttcagaACTTGTGTTTCACAGTTAGCTTGAAATGTTAGCTTTTTATTGCAATTCAGAACaataacaaaataaacaaaaaactcaAACCCACCAAAAAATCAGCAAAGGTAGATTTTGCTGTGAAATTGAAATgccagtttttgaccagctctcccTCCAAACTTTGAGGAAGTTTAGTTCTGAGCTTTACAACTTAAGGACATAGTTAACTCACTTCAATGATAGTATATATTTCAGTTCCATAAACTTACAGAAGACCTGGCAACAAATTAATGTCACTGTTGCACTAAGGAGAAGCAAAGACAAACACATTCCAGAGCAATGAGATATGCAAAAACTTTTAACACAGATTCTGCAAGCAGACGGCTGGACCATTGTCTTCCCCAGGGCTCTAGATTTCTATAGGGGTCTATCCCCACAGACCTGAATGTGGGATGGAGGCATTTACTTTTTTATTCTCGTTTGCAAATGCATTCTTATTTCACACATTTCAATTCCCTGTCCAATACTTATGTACAACTGATGCCAGAACATCACACTTTAGATTCAAACAAACAGCTACATCGGCATATGGAACTCTAATAGTAGcaaaaaagtttattttccttttttgcttGGGTTTGGCATAAAAGGAGTTAATGCATGAGCACCATCTTCTCTAGGGAGCTCTTGGGTTGTGCCATTATCCCTGCATGCAGGTAGAAAACTTCAGGTAGCGATTTCCATTTAAAACAGGTATTGCTACAAAGTACGTTCTCCCCCTTTGTTGTTGCTATGTTTACAAATCTCTCTGCATAGCAGGATCATAGATGACTGTAATctcaaagaaaataaacaattgCCAATTTGTTTCCTAAGAGTAAATCTTAGAAGAAAGATCTATGAAATACTATTGAAAACAGGAGGATCTGATTGGACACTGACCAGGCTCTCTTTGCTCACAGAAAACAGCTCTACATCCCTCCCCTTGGAGCCCATGGAACAACCAGACTTGCTGCAGGTAAGACACTGATGTTTGCTTCTTGTGAGATTTTGGGGATATCTATATtcatttatcatttaaaaatctaTTCATGCATCTCCCCATAGCAGAGTCATCATTAAATGATGCAAAAAGTGGCAACAAAGCTGCAATTATTTAATAGGCAAGTAAAGTGTTTGATTTGTTGGGAATTGTCCAGAGTAGCTTCAGATACCTTGGATGGTAAAATCCATTTACatttctttaaaggaaaaaaaaaagtgaggattCCTTGCAGTTATTCTTGCTACAGATATTTATctagagtgggggaggagagaggagttaAAATTAATGCAAAGGAAAATGGATGCTATTACTGTAGCCTGAATGGAGCACACTGCAGAAGAGCAGAAAAATTATACAGAGGTAAtaagatggggaaaaaaacctgtgGCAACACCTATACTTTACCAGGCTGGAAAGGAATTGAAAGTGTACGTTGAAATTGAATATTTATATGCAGAAAGCTACTTGTTACACACATGGGGTCCGATACGGCAAACACTTACTATTCTCATAAGTAGTCTGCTTTGGACCTGTCCTCTGTATAGCATTTAGTTACAGGCTTAACAAAAGTGACAGTACTTTAGCATTTGTCACCTTATTGAAAATGTGATGCATGAAAATTAGTCATTACCAGGTCTGAGTGACACTTCAACCTCCAGACATGTTTAGGTCCCAGCCCTGAATCTTGTAATGTACAGAGCCACAGTGAAGTCAGAGAGGCTCTGATTGGTTACTGGGCTCCAACCACATGGAAGGAGTTATAGGACTGGGGCCTTAGCTACTAATTCCTTTTATGAAAAGTGTAAAAAATTGTTGATTGTACATCAACTGCTGTGCAGCACAGCAAATGTATAAAAGAAGAAAGTGCAGCGGAGTTGAAGTAGTATAACAAGGGTTTCTGCAAATATGTTTACTATTCCTATAAATGTGATGGGCCTAATTCTGATTCCCTTCCTGATGTAGAGAAGTACCTTATTCTACAAATAACCCGATTTATTTCAATTgagagtaaggtactattcattGTAATGAGGAAAGAATATGAATAATTTGTTTTGAACCCAGTTCATCCCACTTGCTGCATCCTTCCTCAAATGGTTCAGAATATGGTAAGTTTCCCTTCATGGAGAAAAcaacagtggggaaaaaagaagcCCTCAATAATTGTACATGCCAGTCCTATAAAACAAAACAGGctcaaaattcaaaataaaatgctGGAGAAAATGCTATGACATTCTCTACTTCTGGGATTGTCCAAAATCAAGAGACCTCTGGCTAAAAGTGGAAAATTAATGCAAGAGTTATTTCAGGGGTATATACTCCCAACACTGAGTGTTAGGGGGTTAGGTAAATGATTAGGTTAGGATATACAAAAAATTGAGCACACACAGGTATCTGTTTGGAATCCTTGTGACTGTAGCCAATAAAGGTATTCAGTAATTATGGCTCCTGTTCCGCCATTGGATTCATGTGAGCAGACCTGTGCTgagccccattaacttcaaaggagcTCTATACAGACATAAGGCTGCACCTGCACTGACctacttgcaggatcaaggcctgatGTTGCAAAGAATACCTAAAGGCAACATCAATATGTAGTTCACAAGAAAAATTCAATTATGTGCATATAACCTTGATGTTTTTAGGTGCAACCAGAGGAATTTTCTTGATGCTATCTTTGCTGAAAAATCACATCCTCTTATAAAATACATATTAATAGCAAAGGATTGCTTTTCTACTGACATCCTTCAAATCTGCACATACAGTCCACTGATTATAAACTATCTGGTGTACTGTAACATCTTTAAGCTTTTTAACAGGGCTGTCGCGCACACATACACAAAGGAGGAAATCATGGAGCGGAGCAGATGTTCAAAAAGCAGGGGTTAGTTTTTGCAGGGCAGGTATGTGAAGAACTGTACTGACTCCAGCTGCTCCCTGTTACAATGTGAGCACGTATAATGTCAGACCTTCTACAAGATCAAACATAAGCAGAGAAGTCCATACAAACTGAATTCTTAGTCTTGTGGAACTTTGAGATGGAAAAGACCAATTAACTATTCAGTCCATCTGATGATACGTGCAGGATGCACCCTCCTTGAGTCATTGCCAATTGTTATTGTtatctaaacaaataaaataaaatgctttttgaagaACTGAAGGGGGTGGGAAGTAGAATCAACTTCCCATATTTGGTTGCTATGCAGCAGAAATTATTTAAATACTTAAACTGTAGctaataagaaaaggaaatataTGTGTGGCCACCAATTCATTCAAAAAGTATCAGGAGACTAAACCAATCCCTTTCTTCTGTGTTACGTGTAATAATGAACCTGAACCAGATGGGAGACCTCTCTGCTCTCAAATGACTGAAATATTTGCTTTTTCCAGAGAAAGAACTGGAGTGATTCTGCTAGGATCACCATTATTctgtatttattcacacattaaAACTGTCTGCAGTAGTTTGGTTTAACAGGACAAGCAAGGCTGACTCAGGATCACGTGGTCCAGCTTTTTGAATGATTAAAGGCAGTGTGTATCTGGGGTGCAGAAGAATAGAAATTCATGAAAGAGACATTAAGAATTTCAACAGTCTCCCAGGGACTCATCTtgagagaaaagaagaagaagaaaaaaaccccaaccctacAATATGTAAGTCAGAAAATGGCTCAGTCAAGCAGGATCATGGGAACAGCTTAAAAGAAACTAGTTCCTTCTCCTGGCAGTGTAGCCACTTCTCAAGAGATTCTCTCTCAAAATGTTGGCTAGTCCCCAGTGCTTCGGGCTGGAGAACGGGTGCTTACTAAGCCGATCACATTGAGGAGATGTTTCTGTTGGTGGCAGTAGCAGAAGTGCTGTTTGTTCTGGGTTTGGCGTGGAGGTCAGATTCTCTTTGCTCACCCACTACTTTTTACAAAAACTGCTGGATCCGACGCTTCCCAGGTCTTCTGATTGATCTGGAGGAATCTCAGAAGAGGGGAGCCCAGGTGCTGAAGATTTATGCAGAAGTCACAGCCCAGCAGTGCAGCCGGACCTGCTGCCTTCTGAAGAATGGTAAGTGTTTATTATCTGCTTCTGTGTATGTCCTATACGCtctatattaaaaatatgtattaccACACATGACGGAAGTTAATTTTAGGCTGTTTATACATCACTTATTATTCCAAACAGTAAGAATGCAAAAATGTGGCTATATTTTGAGGCTGGAAAGCAAGGACACATCTAAACTATTCCACTCCTATCTCCCACCTTTATCCTTATCGAAGTGAACTTGGCTACTTGAACTCTTTGGAGGCGCAAACTAGAACGCTGACATTCTTAGATAGGACTAAGAGTAGGGTCTGTCTCTCCTGAACAATGGAGGAAtgatatgtatttatttaaatgttaatgaAATGGAGGAACTCTAGATTTCCACTACAACACTGGTTTCTTGGGAACAACGTGCTAACAACACTACGGTTTAAGTAAAGGAgactcacaacatccctgggagTGACTGTCACCAGCAATCAGGCTGACAAGACCATTACTCCCTAAGTCGTACTaatgatttcaataggactacaCTCAAAGTAAGTTACTACTAACCTAAGTAGggatggcagaatcaggccttcacCTGTGATAAGTTGACAAACTCcttggggtagggaccatctttttgttccgtgtttgtagagcacctagaacaatggggacctggtccatgactagggctcctagtgCCACATTTCACAAATTATGAAACAGACTCAGAGCTGTTATTTGACTTGCCAaagatatataaaaatacaatattAGAGGtggaattagaactcaggagctcCTGATTCttagcctcaaaccacatgatGACTCTACTGCTTCTCTGTACAATTGCAGAAAGCTAAAGATTCTGTTCGGTTTCTGCATTGGCATTAATAGGGCAGGATGCTTTGTTATGATATTAGCCCTGAACAGGATCAAATCAGATACTGGAAAATTTGCATAGCAATAGTAAAAGCAAAGCCTTCTTGTTTAAGTTTTGAGGATATTTTGGATGACCTATTGGGGATAGGCACCTGTGAGGAAAATTAAGTGCCTGCATCATGAATTGGGAGGGTTTGGATATCAACAAGGGGCATTTTGGGAGGACTTGATTTGCTTACAATACAATGACTAAATAGTTTGATATAAATGTAGGAAAAATTTATCccagatggaaaaaaaaattctatatgcTTTGCTTGCATTTTGTATGTCTTGCCTAAGAAATTTCCACTAAAAGATACAAAATTTGGACTAGATTTCTGAGGAAGATTGGTAATGGCATATGGAACATTACAACACAAAGTCAGAGGTTCAAATATGGTTCTGTTACAAATAAGAGTTTGTTATCTATTGATGGCATTTCaattaactaaaataaaatttaaaaacactCTCTAGTTCCCAGTAGACAGATCTACCACCAAAACTACCATTCCAAACAACCATTACAATTGGCAGTCTCGTCAAACAGGCAAGGACTGAATGGAAACAGAGATACAAAAACACCGTTGGTCCATTCAAAACAGTGTTTTATGGACGCTGTGCCGCTTTTGCCAGGGAAATTTACTCCCTCATTGCCCATGCTGTACGTACTTGCTTTTGTTTCCAGGACTCTCAAGTTAAAATAATTAGAACAACCTAACTTAAAGTTGCCTGCTAACTCTCTAAGGTAACCAAAACATTACTATAACATGCTCTTGCAATACTCATTTTTTTTCCTATCAAAGAATCCCCATCCTTACCAAGAATTATGATTGGGGAAAATTAATTAGCAAGCCCATTCAAACCAGCTTCACTTACCTTAAGCATAAAACAAACAGACATTTTAAAGGGTATCTAGGCTCGaatattttattccttttcaAATGAACTGAGACTTCTTTTTGTGACCTTTAATGAAAGAATTTAGTGAAAATTGCACATGCTGAGTAATCAGTAAAAACAATgtcacttttaaaagaaaattttgagATAAAAACAGACATCTGCATTGGCTCCTGAAAATCTTCCAAAAATCTTACTTTCATACTACTTTTGTATGGGACTGGGTCCTTGCTTTGAAGTAAAATTTAGCATTCCTTTTTGCAGGTATTTTGGGTTCTTAAATAAGACATACTTTAACCAGGAAAACTGCAGAGTATTTGATGCATAATAGTGCTAAAAGAAACAAGATATGCTATCATCACAGGCCATATTAGTGCTCTATACATTAATAATGTACACCTACCTCTAAGGGTAAGGATACAGATTGCTACTGTAATTAGTGAAAACTGAGGAGTACAGTTGTATCTAAGGTAAAATTATcaacaagaacaaaaatataAAGCTTCTAGTTTTCAAACAATGACTCTGTACAAAGTTTGTACTCCTAGATTATtagcatttgtaaagcactttaggaTCCCTGGATGAAAGAGATCATGCAACTGCAAATATATTTTGCAAACATGCATTGTTCCAGCTTCCCAAAATACCCCGGGTAATTCACTTTACCTCTGTACACCTGATCTTTTAGTCTTGAACTTCTATTGAGCATAAACTGTATATTGTACATTAACTCCTGTGATGTGGATTACTAATATCCACTAGTGATCAAATATTGTATTAGTCATTATTCTAcaacaaatatttgaaaagccattttcatgCTGTTTGCTTACCATTATTTATTAAAACCAAAAGAGCAAATGGAAAGGCTTATTGGTGCTGAGAGCATTTTTCTGTATAGCCAGTCTTACAAGTGGTCTCACAGactatcggggttggaagggacctcaggagaccatctagtctaaccccctgggcaatctccaatttttgccccagatccctaaatggccctctcaaggattgaactcacaacaatgggtttagcaggctaaggctcaaaccactgagctatccctcccacccagtGGTCAGTGAATCTTAAGTTCTTTTACACATGGAGAATACTGTTTTCTGTGCATGACCCACAATGATGCGTAGAGCACTCAGGGAATGGATGAAAATATTTATAGAGTGACTGAAGATGGCTATGTAACACTGTAGTATTTATGCACCAAGTCTGGTATGTGTTTGAGTCTTATTTAAAGACTGGGACAAAATGGAGTCTGAATTTTCTATGAAGCCTTCACACAGAATGTTTTTTCCGTTATTTTCATAATGACAGTGTTTATACTTTCTTGCACCTGTCTTTTATTAAAGAACACATGTATGCTAACCGCAAGCTTTTATCAGCCTAACAACTCATTGGAGGCTGATGACAGTTGACTAGAATTAGATACAGAATATGAAGAATGACCTCAGACAAGGAAAACTCGCTAATTATATTCTGTTTTTGAAACATGATCATACCTCCCTTTGGCAGAATTTTCATTAGCATTTTTAAGATACTCCTCTGTTATTTATTGATTTTTCTGTGTTGGTTCCAACTGGGCAAAGAAAGTTTTCGTTTAAAACCCAAAGTCTGGTCTATTTCCGCTGTAACATGTTATTTGTAATAGAACTGTAATTACTTCATTCAGAAAGCTGGTGTTTTCATATTCATAATAGACAAATCAAGTGCATATCCTGAAACTCAgaaatagttatttttaaaaaaatatcatctCTTTTACTGCACTAATTTTGCTTGTCTATATTGACAAGCCTATTTCCAAGTAGTATTTTGATTGTGTTACTCTGATGTAGTATGCAGGCtactaaatgaaaaaaatattataaaataagCAGAGAAAAGATTAAAAGGCTGGTTTTGGTATATTTCAGCAACAAATATCTTCCTCTTTTTTCACTGTAGATAACTGAAAATGCTGTGTGAGAGTGTAaatacggggtgggggggggggagaagagttgTGATTTTTCCATGATTATTCATGGAAATGGTATTAACAAAATTATTCCAAAAGCTAGTTCCCTGTTGGACAAAGCATAGGGCTGATTGTTGAAATAAACATCATAATAATGTAATACATTTATTACATGCTGTTTGTTTCTGAATTATTCTGTATGGATTCAGTATAACATTGAAGATTTTTGTTATTGCTGTAAAGGATATACatacactgcagttaaaatcgGATTTGTTTACATCAAAAACTACAGAATCAGTCCAGAAATGTTTTTGTAGCAAGTGCTCAGCTCTGTTGATGCATATGTGTTCTAAGCAGAGCTATGCTGACACATACCATGCATATCTAATCTCGAAAGCACACTACAAAAACAAATGGTCCAATTCAAATTCAAAAATATGGTCAGCATTTTCCCATATGCTCTGCTAACAGCGAGAATTAGTACCACAAGATACcccttttaatttttcatttcagtCATAGCTTCTTTGCTATAGACTCTGGCCCCAATCCTGAGCCCTGTATGCAAGTAGCCCTGTTTATCTCAGTTTAGTTTAGTTtgtggcaggggaagaggagatGAGGTAAAGAAACTATGATGGTAACAAAAGCTAATAGTAATCTTACTGATGGTACCAAAAAAGAGTAAATCAATGCAGTGAAGGAGAATTAGCTTTGGACAAGATGTTTTGCTTTTGAACACACTATAAAATAGTCTCACAGGAAATCCTGCCAGTGTTCTGAACTGCACCTGACTTTAATTTAATGAAAAGTATTTTAGGATTGTATTAGACAAGTACAAGGGACAAAATTTTCAGACGTGCCTaaatgacttagaagcctaagtttCATTTTCACAAGTGGCTTTGgtacttagaagcctaagtctcaAGGCAATGGGACTTGTGCTGCTAAGACatctagatatttttttttatttttatccacaGACTTCTGTTTTTTGGCTGATAGATCTGAAACCCAAATGATAGTATATCAAACCTGAAGTTGTATAGACTTAACAGGTACCCACTTattgtgtcccccaccccacccccaaaaggtACAATACTGCACTGTCAAAAAACCAGAAGATGATGGCTGGTTTAGGGGATTGTTAATGAGGTAGGCCTTGTGCTCGAATGCAGTCCGCCTCAGTAGTGACCAGAAGCACTTGCTATCTGACAGCTTTTTAAtaacctgtgtgaaatgagtagGTGGTTTCAGACCAGTTCCTAATGGACAGTCATCCATGTCACAACAGCTACCATCTCAAAGTCACCCTTGCTGGCAGCTTTAGAGGTCCAGAACCATCTCATCAGTAGAGTTGGACAGTCCAGAACAAGGTTGAGACACAAtgaaaggagctgtgtggagAAGCTTGTAATACCACTGGACTGTGGCATACCTATTCTGCAATGGAAATAACTCAACTTTTTCTCTGCCCGCTTGCCCAATTGTAAAATGAGAATTAAAAATACTTACAGTACTTACCACACAgggtgctgtgaggcttaatGAAAAATGGTAAAATGTTATGGTTTAAGTGCGCTATGTAACTGTCCATTATTATAACTCTTTCAATGTTAAGCAATAGATATGAAAGGCTATGTGCCTGGGTCATCATGCCCACACAAACTCCATTTTACTCTTTTCTCATTATAGTTTCCTGTAACCTGGCAGTTTTCTACTTTGAAACTATCCATGAGAACATTAATTGCCTGCACATTTATTGTCCAGCCTTGGAAAGCTGCATATTGAGGGCTGGAACCAATGTCATTTTGTACAACATCACAACAGGTAACAATGTATTATGCACACACAGGCTGAAGCAGGCCAGTGATGGGGTAATTGACTATCATGTCGGTTCAGTCATTATGTTAAGATGAGGGGTAAACATCACCTTACTTCATTTGAAGCACAGGTACACATGGTAAAAGTATCTTGGGGACTTTTTTCTTTGTCTACAACGTTATAAACTAACTTGTAAATTTCGTTTACTtccatgtatgtatatattttatttcctctctTTCATTCAACATTTGAAAGATTAACAGAAAATTCACTAGTATGCTATTCTTTACACTTTCAGATGTGTATttaatgtgttgtttttttccttctttaacaGGGATTGATCCGGATCttcttgtttttgaaaaattgtcTTATAAGGATCCAAATACCCGTTCCTCTTTTAACAAATGGGAAAGGCAAAACAACTCCAGGACTGATGATTCAGAAAAATGCCAACACAATAATGTCACATTGAGGTCTCTTCTACTCCAGTCTCCATCTTCTACcactagccagggctttgtagcAAATGATAGTCACAGCCACAATTCAAGTGGCTTGGtcccaaaaaccaaaccaaccacaCGTTCATGGGCAAGGTCTCTACCATTGGATGACCATTTTGCTCAGGAGACGGATTTGACTTCAGAAAGTACAGGTTTGACATCTAATTCAGACAAAATGATGTCTGTGTCCACTAAGATGATATCCCATTTGCCCAGTCCTGCTCGCTTAAACATCAGTCAGCAGCACTTCAATGAAACCAAAGGGTACAGTGGCAGGAACTACACTTCGGATAACGAGGGTCAACAACCTGCTTGGGTGGCAGTGGATATAGGTTCCTGGTTTGTCCCTGTGGTGCTTTGCTCTTCTTTCATCTTCCTTTGCTGTTGTACTGTTCTTCTGGCAGCTGGGCgctgcagaaagaggagaggtCACTATAAGCCAGTGCGGAGAGGAGAGGCAGGGTCCAGGCAGTGCATAAAATATACTCTTGTAAAGGATAGTTTGTAATAGCAGATACGAAAAGGTAATAAGGAGCTAAATAACCTGCATCACTCATGCTGGTGGAGAAAGAGGCAGCAACCGTATTTAGTGAAATACCTCTCTCAGTTTATTTCTTGGGAGTTTCCCTTTGGAGATTTTGAACTATTTTTTGGCAGATGTCTCAGCAGCTTTTGAGAACACTGTCGACTAAACATCCTGTTATGATTCTCTTTTTACTACCCACTGATCCAAAGagatatagggccaaattctagtCACATGTACTTGCCCACAACTTCCACTGAACTCGGAGGTATTTGTGCATACCTTTGTTTATAATTTGATCCagagtaatttatttattgctagaaTCCTTTCCTAACTTCTCTGTAGAGacaatgggcttgattctccacttccTCTGTGTGTATTCTTTGCCCTGCCTTACTTTATAGAACATGTGTAAAGCAAATGTAAAATGCAACCATATCAGAAAAGTAGCATTTTACACTTACTTTGCCTAAGTCTTTATGGAAAGAAAAGGTGCAAGGTCATAGAGAATCAGACCTAGTTACTGTTAGATCATTAATATCCTGAACAACAGCCGTAAGTTTAAAACAGTGGAAATTAGAGTTTGAAAACACAGTTATCTATTTAACCATCCAGGACAGGATTGTTGCTACTGTAATTCCTTcagttctttgttttaaaattattctggTGATGGGACTTCCACAGTTTTTTAGGCCTTATTATTAGGAAATATACTTTAATATTTAGCCTATATTTTCCTTTGCCTGTTGCAGCATTCTCAATTGCCAATTCCCTTTTAGGCATTTCTAGCACCATGCTTTCTGGTCC is a genomic window of Lepidochelys kempii isolate rLepKem1 chromosome 1, rLepKem1.hap2, whole genome shotgun sequence containing:
- the MANSC4 gene encoding MANSC domain-containing protein 4, with the translated sequence MFLLVAVAEVLFVLGLAWRSDSLCSPTTFYKNCWIRRFPGLLIDLEESQKRGAQVLKIYAEVTAQQCSRTCCLLKNVSCNLAVFYFETIHENINCLHIYCPALESCILRAGTNVILYNITTGIDPDLLVFEKLSYKDPNTRSSFNKWERQNNSRTDDSEKCQHNNVTLRSLLLQSPSSTTSQGFVANDSHSHNSSGLVPKTKPTTRSWARSLPLDDHFAQETDLTSESTGLTSNSDKMMSVSTKMISHLPSPARLNISQQHFNETKGYSGRNYTSDNEGQQPAWVAVDIGSWFVPVVLCSSFIFLCCCTVLLAAGRCRKRRGHYKPVRRGEAGSRQCIKYTLVKDSL